One window of Mucilaginibacter inviolabilis genomic DNA carries:
- a CDS encoding sterol desaturase family protein, translated as MDFLNAVWHQFTGFFGFGQLIEIIKSGDYDKLLTYQGFVALLVPIMPFLLVMEIIRGAFYKRFKVINYKLTFFSYVFNSFIGRVISIAMVGICIGLFEKYAIFKLSFTWYWFIYGYVVWEFGHFLYHYFGHKVRLFWCLHSTHHAPESMNLSVSYAHFFLEGPYADFIRTTTCILLGVPPAMLFVIMFIDGFWGGMIHIGENLVHDGRLGFLNNIILTPSHHRVHHARNPLYMDTNFCNLLNIWDKVFGTYQVEDRNIPIEYGISRPMIKNSFLDAYFGEIVALAKDVYRAPGIKNKFLYMVMPPGWSHTGDHKMTTVVKKKYFEELQQQQGTPVNDADKAGTQSNEPVLS; from the coding sequence ATGGACTTCTTAAACGCTGTATGGCATCAATTTACAGGCTTTTTTGGATTTGGCCAATTAATCGAAATCATCAAATCGGGCGATTATGATAAACTGCTCACCTATCAGGGCTTTGTGGCATTACTGGTACCCATTATGCCTTTTCTATTGGTGATGGAGATTATCAGGGGAGCATTTTACAAGCGTTTTAAGGTGATCAATTACAAGCTAACTTTTTTCTCCTATGTGTTCAACTCTTTTATTGGCCGGGTAATATCTATTGCCATGGTGGGTATTTGCATCGGCTTGTTTGAAAAATACGCCATCTTTAAGCTTTCGTTCACCTGGTATTGGTTTATTTATGGTTACGTTGTATGGGAGTTTGGTCACTTTTTATATCATTATTTCGGGCATAAAGTAAGACTGTTCTGGTGCCTGCACTCTACCCATCACGCTCCCGAAAGCATGAACCTTTCGGTAAGTTATGCTCACTTCTTTCTAGAAGGGCCTTATGCCGATTTTATCCGAACCACAACCTGTATTTTGCTGGGTGTACCTCCAGCCATGCTATTTGTGATTATGTTTATCGACGGCTTTTGGGGCGGTATGATCCACATTGGCGAAAACCTGGTACATGACGGTCGCCTGGGTTTCCTGAATAATATTATCCTTACCCCGTCGCACCACCGCGTACATCATGCACGTAACCCGCTTTATATGGATACCAACTTTTGTAATCTATTGAACATCTGGGATAAAGTTTTTGGTACCTACCAGGTGGAAGACCGTAACATCCCTATCGAATACGGTATCAGTCGCCCGATGATCAAGAATAGCTTCCTGGATGCTTATTTTGGCGAAATAGTGGCCCTGGCCAAGGACGTATACCGGGCACCGGGCATCAAAAACAAATTTCTGTACATGGTGATGCCTCCAGGCTGGAGCCATACCGGCGATCATAAAATGACTACGGTTGTAAAAAAGAAATATTTTGAAGAATTACAGCAGCAACAGGGAACTCCGGTGAATGATGCGGATAAAGCTGGCACTCAAAGCAATGAGCCGGTGCTCTCATAA
- a CDS encoding winged helix-turn-helix domain-containing protein: MSDPIFKLNGRVWIEIGDEKVLGHGRVELLGRIQASGSIRQAALQMKMSYKQAWDLVNHMNEHFSQPLVISHRGGKGGGNAVITEYGIKVIGEFHLLHQKLQEFLKDNTEGLKF; the protein is encoded by the coding sequence ATGAGTGATCCTATATTTAAATTGAACGGCAGAGTTTGGATAGAGATCGGGGACGAAAAAGTTCTCGGCCATGGGCGGGTTGAATTGTTGGGGCGTATCCAGGCTTCTGGTTCTATCAGACAGGCGGCTCTCCAAATGAAAATGTCATACAAGCAAGCCTGGGACCTGGTAAACCACATGAATGAGCATTTTAGCCAACCGCTGGTGATATCGCATCGTGGGGGTAAAGGAGGTGGTAATGCGGTGATAACAGAGTATGGTATAAAGGTGATAGGGGAGTTTCATCTGCTGCATCAAAAATTACAGGAGTTTTTAAAGGATAATACCGAAGGACTTAAATTTTAG
- a CDS encoding TonB-dependent receptor plug domain-containing protein: MKKPLLFIITVLTALNLSHLNAQAQDRDTSKHVFQLGQVNIIGTKDSLRSDKLSSGTINRYNRLTVSSALNLLPGVTLTAVGPRNESAVSIRGFDVRSVPIYLDGVPLYVPYDGYVDLARFNTFNLSEIQIAKGYSSVLYGPNAEGGAINLISRKPVKPFELSAIAGWLSGGYRLNTNIGSNLGKVYYEISASQLKRNWYPLSHDFVPTKNEDGGHRDNSYNNDVAVSGKVGFTPTANQEYAVGYSYQHGTKGTPVYTGDDTANPLFKSPRYWKWPNWDTQSLYLISNNRINSTNVIKTRWYYDQFKNNLQSFDNASYNSMTKPYAFTSIYNDYTLGSSIMFENTSLKNNSFSVAGHFKQDVHREHNVGEPVRRDADNNFTVGAEDTYHLTSALKANAGISYMNRHSIDAQQYTNNVVSQLPANSNSAWNLQGLLQYDIDSTNAITLSVARKTRFATIKDRYSYKFGTFIPNPNLKAENALNYDLSYHTLLSGKLSVQASLFYSKIGNLIQTVNNVQVDPKTGTNLSQVQNVGRAEYYGAELALGYPIADQVRIDANYTYLKRNNLSSPSIYLTDVPQNKVFGSVQYSPIKKLYVMASEEYNSKRYSTSYGTVSGGFALTNVKAHLTLVKGFSIEGGVNNLFDKNYTLVEGFPEAGRNYFANVIFSY, encoded by the coding sequence ATGAAAAAACCTTTACTCTTTATTATCACTGTTTTAACCGCGCTCAACCTATCTCATTTAAATGCTCAGGCTCAAGACAGGGACACCTCCAAACATGTTTTCCAGTTGGGGCAGGTGAATATCATCGGTACAAAAGATAGTTTACGATCTGATAAGCTAAGTTCGGGCACCATTAACCGGTATAACCGCTTAACCGTTTCCAGCGCTCTGAACCTGCTGCCTGGTGTTACCTTAACAGCTGTGGGCCCAAGGAATGAATCGGCAGTAAGCATCCGCGGGTTCGATGTGCGTTCGGTTCCTATTTACCTGGATGGTGTGCCGCTATACGTACCTTACGATGGTTATGTTGATCTGGCACGGTTCAATACCTTCAACTTATCAGAAATACAGATTGCCAAAGGCTATTCTTCGGTTTTGTATGGCCCAAATGCCGAAGGCGGTGCTATCAACCTCATCAGCCGTAAACCCGTAAAACCTTTTGAGCTGAGTGCCATTGCCGGTTGGCTAAGCGGCGGTTACAGGCTAAATACCAATATAGGCTCCAACCTGGGTAAGGTTTATTACGAAATCTCGGCCTCGCAGTTAAAACGTAACTGGTACCCGCTGTCGCATGATTTTGTGCCTACTAAAAATGAAGATGGCGGCCATCGCGATAACTCCTACAATAATGATGTGGCCGTAAGCGGCAAAGTTGGCTTTACCCCTACCGCCAACCAGGAATATGCCGTGGGTTACAGCTATCAGCATGGCACCAAAGGAACTCCCGTTTATACCGGCGATGATACGGCTAACCCGCTGTTTAAAAGTCCGCGTTACTGGAAATGGCCCAACTGGGATACCCAGAGTCTTTATTTGATCAGCAATAACCGCATCAACAGCACCAACGTGATCAAAACCCGCTGGTATTATGATCAGTTTAAAAACAACCTGCAAAGTTTTGATAATGCCTCCTACAACAGCATGACCAAACCGTATGCCTTCACCAGTATTTACAATGACTACACGCTGGGCAGCAGTATCATGTTTGAAAATACCAGCTTAAAAAACAACAGTTTCAGTGTAGCGGGTCATTTTAAACAGGATGTGCACCGCGAGCATAATGTAGGCGAACCCGTAAGGCGCGACGCGGACAACAACTTTACCGTTGGCGCCGAGGATACTTATCACCTCACATCGGCCTTAAAAGCCAATGCTGGGATAAGTTATATGAACAGGCACAGCATTGATGCCCAGCAATACACCAACAATGTGGTGAGCCAGCTACCGGCCAACAGCAACAGCGCCTGGAACTTACAAGGCTTATTACAATACGATATAGACAGCACGAATGCTATTACACTTTCGGTGGCCCGCAAAACCCGTTTTGCTACCATCAAAGACAGGTACTCGTATAAATTTGGAACTTTTATCCCCAATCCTAACCTGAAAGCAGAGAACGCTTTAAATTATGACCTGAGCTATCATACGTTACTGAGCGGCAAACTATCGGTACAGGCATCCTTATTTTACAGCAAGATTGGCAACCTGATCCAAACCGTAAACAATGTGCAGGTTGACCCTAAAACGGGCACCAACCTGTCGCAGGTGCAAAATGTGGGTCGCGCGGAGTATTATGGCGCTGAGCTGGCCTTGGGTTATCCCATTGCCGACCAGGTGCGGATAGATGCCAATTACACCTATCTGAAACGTAATAACCTTTCAAGCCCATCTATTTACCTCACCGATGTACCACAAAACAAAGTATTTGGTTCGGTGCAATACTCCCCTATCAAAAAACTGTACGTCATGGCATCGGAGGAGTATAATTCTAAAAGATACAGCACCAGCTACGGCACCGTATCCGGCGGATTTGCACTTACCAATGTCAAGGCTCATTTAACACTGGTTAAAGGATTTTCGATTGAAGGTGGTGTAAACAACCTGTTTGATAAAAACTATACCCTGGTAGAAGGTTTCCCCGAAGCCGGGCGTAATTATTTTGCGAATGTGATTTTTAGTTATTGA
- a CDS encoding cytochrome-c peroxidase, with the protein MHQLKHNPLLSRQSLRKGRVMFLLLIFVIVSGWCYVDGGIETGPYNLVYPANFGNRIQIPADNPTTKQGVYLGRMLFYETKLSANNKLSCSSCHQQDKAFTDGRAFSPGVDGVLTPRNSMSLVNLLWARRLFWDGRANGLEEQAVTPLTNPHEMGQALSISAQRLSQTANYPVLFKLVYGDEKITGDKIVKALSQFERTLISANSHYDQYLRGAYQPTPDELKGIELFNTAPQPEKGIRGANCSHCHGGPKTYMELFHNNGLDSLPKDSGIEKLTALATDRGRFKVPTLRNVALTAPYMHDGRFKTLDEVIDHYSEHIEQSPALSSFLRGESNEAGGKSLKLNSIEKKQLIAFLNMLTDSAFITNPAFSDPHILSTKNKKH; encoded by the coding sequence ATGCACCAACTCAAACATAACCCACTTTTAAGCCGGCAAAGCCTCAGAAAAGGCCGGGTTATGTTCCTGCTGCTCATCTTTGTTATAGTATCCGGTTGGTGTTATGTAGATGGCGGTATCGAAACAGGCCCATACAACCTGGTATATCCGGCCAACTTTGGGAACCGTATCCAGATCCCGGCTGATAATCCTACTACTAAACAAGGTGTTTACCTGGGTCGGATGCTTTTTTATGAAACCAAACTTTCGGCTAACAACAAGCTTTCCTGTAGTAGTTGTCATCAGCAGGATAAGGCTTTTACCGATGGACGAGCATTTAGTCCGGGAGTAGATGGTGTATTGACGCCACGCAATTCCATGTCGCTGGTTAATTTATTGTGGGCGCGCAGGTTGTTTTGGGATGGCCGGGCTAATGGACTGGAAGAACAGGCTGTTACGCCACTGACCAACCCACACGAAATGGGGCAGGCATTAAGCATTTCGGCACAACGGCTTAGTCAAACAGCCAACTACCCAGTCCTGTTTAAATTGGTTTATGGAGACGAAAAGATCACCGGCGACAAGATAGTAAAAGCCCTATCGCAGTTTGAGCGTACGCTGATATCAGCCAATTCTCACTATGATCAGTACCTGCGCGGTGCTTATCAACCTACACCCGACGAATTGAAGGGCATAGAGTTGTTTAACACGGCACCTCAGCCCGAGAAAGGTATCCGCGGAGCCAATTGCAGCCATTGCCATGGTGGCCCAAAAACTTATATGGAATTGTTTCATAATAACGGCCTGGACAGCCTGCCGAAAGACTCCGGCATAGAAAAGCTGACTGCTTTAGCCACCGATCGCGGTCGTTTTAAGGTGCCAACCTTACGCAATGTAGCCCTTACGGCACCCTACATGCACGACGGCCGGTTTAAAACCCTGGATGAAGTGATTGATCATTACAGCGAACACATTGAGCAGTCGCCCGCGTTAAGCTCCTTTCTGCGTGGTGAATCCAACGAAGCCGGTGGTAAAAGTTTAAAACTAAATTCAATAGAGAAAAAACAGTTGATCGCCTTTTTGAACATGCTTACCGATTCGGCATTTATCACCAATCCTGCATTTTCAGATCCGCATATACTATCCACAAAAAATAAAAAGCATTAG
- a CDS encoding molybdopterin-dependent oxidoreductase, which translates to MKKQLLIACIAFLSFTTIPFISQAQTIKISGEVSTPLTIDAAYLQKFTQTTVVRKDRDGKDHTYSGVILSEILKNAGVTLGPELKGENLTKYLLVEASDGYQVIFALAELDKSFTDRTIILADKVDGAPLAPADGPYRIIVQDEKKPARCIKQVTAMQVHFVK; encoded by the coding sequence ATGAAAAAACAACTCCTGATAGCCTGCATCGCTTTTTTAAGCTTTACAACTATTCCTTTTATATCTCAAGCACAAACCATTAAAATAAGTGGTGAAGTAAGTACACCATTAACTATCGACGCTGCCTATCTGCAAAAATTCACCCAAACAACCGTGGTGCGTAAAGACAGGGACGGGAAAGATCATACCTATAGTGGGGTTATCCTGTCGGAGATACTGAAGAACGCGGGTGTTACTTTAGGCCCAGAGCTCAAAGGAGAGAATCTGACTAAATACTTACTGGTTGAAGCTAGTGACGGCTACCAGGTGATCTTCGCGCTGGCTGAACTGGATAAAAGCTTTACCGACAGAACCATCATCCTGGCAGATAAGGTTGACGGTGCCCCACTTGCCCCCGCCGATGGCCCCTACCGCATTATTGTACAAGACGAAAAGAAACCTGCCCGCTGCATTAAGCAAGTAACGGCAATGCAGGTGCATTTTGTGAAGTAA
- a CDS encoding ankyrin repeat domain-containing protein, with protein MSIEKLEQYITTADLGKLEALLMQSPTLATTITSHQVSPLMLSCYYKKPEVTDVLLRYVNQITLFEAAAAGKLEVVSHFVETNPDTINDHASDGFTPLGLACYFGHEAVARYLVTNGADVNLPSNNGFRVAPIHSACAGNYTAIARLLVENGAQVNVKQQAGATPIHSAAQNGNIEMLILLLEHGAITNVRMEGGKLPADLAREKGFEEIAEILG; from the coding sequence ATGAGTATAGAAAAGCTGGAACAATACATCACCACCGCCGACCTGGGTAAGCTGGAAGCCTTACTGATGCAAAGCCCCACGCTGGCCACTACCATAACCAGCCACCAGGTTTCGCCATTAATGTTATCTTGTTATTACAAAAAGCCTGAGGTTACTGATGTGTTGTTGAGATACGTTAACCAGATCACCTTATTTGAAGCAGCTGCTGCCGGGAAGTTGGAAGTAGTAAGTCATTTTGTTGAAACCAATCCTGATACGATTAACGATCACGCCTCCGATGGTTTTACCCCACTTGGTTTGGCCTGTTATTTTGGTCATGAGGCGGTTGCCCGTTACCTGGTGACTAATGGCGCCGATGTTAACTTACCATCAAACAATGGTTTCCGGGTTGCGCCTATACACTCTGCCTGCGCCGGTAATTATACTGCCATAGCCCGTTTGCTGGTTGAAAACGGTGCGCAGGTAAACGTAAAGCAACAGGCAGGTGCCACTCCTATACATTCAGCTGCTCAAAATGGTAACATCGAAATGCTGATCCTGCTGCTGGAGCATGGCGCCATTACCAATGTACGTATGGAAGGCGGCAAGCTCCCCGCCGATCTGGCCCGCGAAAAGGGTTTTGAAGAAATTGCAGAGATATTGGGTTGA
- a CDS encoding FtsK/SpoIIIE family DNA translocase encodes MPVKGNQFKSNSFKDDNQPRQTGKVEKERAPKRRLPSMPRLDMENGKTVKIAGLLSLLMSIFFLIAFTSYLFTWQEDQSYISTTNGGWHNLATGKTVQEIADTGNPQIAQNWLGKFGALLSNQFIYEWFGVASFLFVFIFFVIGYRLLFKVRLFSIIKTLGYTLFSIVFISTTIAYFHAFIIDYPHYLEGGFGYWTNRLLDAQIGPAGTGGFLVFAALTVLVIAYNIDFKLPQRKNRPAAPIAVDEVSPEPVEMTEEEPSIPLEWPRGNNRIKETHVTSIMPEPRQQQQPLEQTPIYHEPVVLKPSSTHEPEEETEIPLTIDTNRPLPELNVEKTDDDKAKDLVNQFGIYDHKLDLATYKMPHLELLENHGSNKISVNAEELEANKNKIVETLNHYNIEIDKIKATIGPTVTLYEIIPAPGVRISKIKNLEDDIALSLAALGIRIIAPMPGKGTIGIEVPNQNPEMVSMRSILSTEKFQNTTMDLPIALGKTISNEVFIADLAKMPHLLVAGATGQGKSVGINAILVSLLYKKHPAELKFVLVDPKKVELTLFRKIERHFLAKLPDEGDAIITDTKKVVNTLNSLCIEMDQRYDLLKDAQVRNLKEYNAKFVNRKISDPEKHRYLPFIVLVIDEFADLMMTAGKEVEMPIARIAQLARAVGIHLVIATQRPSVNIITGTIKANFPSRLAFRVLSKIDSRTILDAGGADQLIGRGDMLFSTGSDLIRLQCAFVDTPEVEAISDFIGNQKGYPTALFLPEYVGEGETSSAKEYDPDDRDPMFEEAARLIVMHQQGSTSLIQRKMKLGYNRAGRIIDQLEAAGIVGAFEGSKARDVLYPDEYSLERYLETLQKPKD; translated from the coding sequence ATGCCGGTAAAAGGAAATCAGTTTAAATCAAATAGTTTTAAGGACGATAATCAGCCCCGCCAAACGGGAAAAGTTGAAAAGGAAAGAGCGCCAAAGCGCAGGCTGCCCAGCATGCCGCGCCTGGATATGGAGAATGGGAAGACGGTTAAAATAGCAGGCTTACTGTCGCTTTTGATGTCGATCTTTTTCCTGATAGCCTTCACCTCTTACCTGTTCACCTGGCAGGAAGACCAGAGTTATATATCAACCACCAACGGCGGCTGGCATAACCTGGCTACAGGCAAAACCGTGCAGGAAATTGCCGATACCGGCAACCCGCAGATAGCACAAAACTGGCTGGGTAAATTTGGCGCATTGCTTAGCAACCAGTTTATTTATGAATGGTTTGGTGTGGCCTCGTTCCTGTTTGTGTTCATCTTTTTTGTGATCGGTTACCGCCTGCTCTTTAAGGTAAGGTTGTTTTCCATTATCAAAACATTGGGTTATACCCTGTTTAGTATCGTATTTATTTCTACCACTATAGCTTATTTTCACGCTTTTATTATTGATTATCCGCATTACCTGGAGGGTGGTTTTGGCTACTGGACAAATCGTTTGCTGGATGCGCAGATCGGCCCGGCGGGTACGGGTGGTTTCCTGGTATTTGCCGCACTTACAGTACTGGTAATTGCCTATAATATTGACTTTAAACTACCGCAACGTAAAAACCGACCGGCAGCACCAATAGCTGTTGATGAAGTGTCGCCAGAGCCGGTTGAAATGACAGAGGAAGAACCTTCTATTCCGTTGGAATGGCCACGGGGTAATAATCGCATCAAGGAAACGCATGTGACATCCATTATGCCCGAACCCAGGCAACAGCAACAACCATTGGAACAAACGCCCATTTATCACGAGCCGGTTGTGCTTAAGCCATCATCAACACATGAACCGGAGGAGGAAACCGAGATTCCGCTTACTATTGATACCAATCGTCCGCTGCCTGAACTCAATGTAGAAAAAACCGACGACGACAAAGCCAAAGATCTGGTAAATCAGTTTGGCATTTATGACCATAAACTCGACCTGGCAACATACAAAATGCCGCACCTGGAACTGTTAGAGAACCACGGATCGAATAAAATATCAGTTAACGCCGAAGAGCTGGAAGCCAACAAGAACAAAATTGTTGAAACGCTGAATCATTATAATATCGAGATCGATAAGATCAAGGCTACCATCGGGCCAACGGTTACGTTGTATGAGATCATCCCGGCGCCGGGTGTGCGTATCTCCAAGATCAAAAACCTGGAAGATGATATCGCCCTGAGTTTGGCGGCATTGGGCATCCGTATCATCGCGCCAATGCCAGGTAAGGGAACTATCGGTATCGAGGTGCCAAATCAGAACCCCGAAATGGTATCGATGCGCTCGATCCTATCGACAGAGAAATTCCAGAACACTACGATGGACCTGCCCATCGCCCTCGGTAAAACCATATCCAACGAGGTATTTATTGCCGATTTGGCCAAGATGCCACACTTATTGGTGGCTGGTGCTACCGGTCAGGGTAAATCGGTTGGTATCAATGCCATATTGGTTTCGCTGCTGTATAAAAAGCATCCTGCGGAACTAAAATTTGTACTGGTAGATCCCAAAAAGGTGGAGCTTACGCTTTTCCGTAAAATTGAAAGACACTTCCTGGCTAAGCTCCCTGACGAAGGCGATGCCATTATTACCGATACCAAAAAGGTGGTGAATACGCTCAACTCGCTTTGTATCGAGATGGATCAGCGTTATGACCTGCTGAAAGATGCACAAGTACGTAACCTGAAAGAGTATAACGCCAAATTTGTAAACCGTAAGATCAGCGATCCGGAAAAACACCGCTACCTGCCATTCATCGTACTGGTGATTGACGAGTTTGCCGATTTGATGATGACCGCCGGTAAAGAGGTGGAAATGCCGATAGCCCGTATTGCCCAGCTGGCCCGTGCCGTAGGTATACACCTGGTTATTGCCACACAACGTCCATCAGTTAATATCATTACGGGTACTATTAAAGCCAATTTCCCGTCAAGACTGGCATTCAGGGTACTTTCCAAGATCGATTCACGCACCATTCTTGATGCCGGTGGCGCTGATCAATTGATCGGTCGCGGGGATATGCTGTTTAGTACGGGCAGCGACCTGATTCGTTTGCAATGTGCCTTTGTGGATACTCCGGAGGTTGAAGCCATTTCAGATTTTATTGGAAACCAAAAAGGTTATCCAACCGCCCTGTTCCTGCCCGAATATGTGGGTGAAGGCGAAACCAGCAGCGCTAAAGAATATGATCCGGATGATCGCGATCCGATGTTTGAAGAGGCTGCCCGCCTTATCGTGATGCACCAACAGGGCTCCACTTCACTCATCCAGCGTAAAATGAAACTGGGCTATAACCGTGCCGGCAGAATCATTGACCAATTAGAGGCCGCAGGTATTGTAGGCGCTTTTGAAGGCAGCAAGGCCCGCGATGTACTTTATCCCGATGAATACAGCCTGGAACGCTATCTGGAAACCCTTCAAAAACCCAAAGATTAA
- a CDS encoding LolA family protein: MKKILLYSILAISTCSPAFAQKDTQAKAILNQVSQKYKSYDAIKTDFSFTLDNPQAGVKETQNGTLISKAKSGKYRVTLYASTGGKDVDKEIINDGKTQWTYLKKDKEVQVGDAPKGTDGVSNPSQIFTIYEHGYKYLYTGEQKIGGKAYQVIDLTPENEKQNIFKVRLLIDKAKKQIYSAQLFDKNGNKYNYTVRSFTPNAQIADATFAWDAKGHPGVELVDLR, translated from the coding sequence ATGAAAAAGATACTCCTTTATTCCATTTTAGCTATAAGCACCTGCAGCCCCGCTTTCGCCCAAAAAGATACACAAGCTAAAGCTATATTAAACCAGGTAAGCCAAAAGTATAAATCATACGATGCTATCAAGACAGATTTTAGTTTTACGCTCGATAATCCACAGGCTGGCGTTAAAGAAACCCAGAACGGCACTTTAATTTCAAAAGCAAAATCGGGCAAATACCGGGTAACCCTTTATGCTTCGACCGGTGGAAAAGATGTAGACAAGGAAATCATCAACGATGGCAAAACCCAATGGACCTACCTCAAAAAAGATAAAGAAGTACAGGTTGGCGACGCGCCAAAAGGCACAGATGGTGTTAGCAACCCCTCACAAATTTTCACCATCTATGAACATGGTTACAAATACTTGTACACCGGTGAGCAAAAAATAGGTGGAAAAGCCTATCAGGTCATCGACCTGACCCCCGAAAACGAAAAACAAAATATTTTTAAGGTCCGCCTGTTGATAGACAAAGCCAAAAAACAGATTTACAGCGCGCAACTGTTTGATAAAAACGGTAATAAATACAACTACACCGTACGCAGCTTTACCCCGAATGCCCAAATTGCCGACGCCACATTTGCATGGGACGCCAAAGGCCACCCGGGTGTGGAATTAGTTGACCTGAGATAA
- a CDS encoding DUF1456 family protein: MSNNDIMKKLRVAMKFTDDDIVKVLELVNFRITKTELGAIFRADDHPNFKPCGDQILRNFLNGLIIHQRGPMPDKRAPKVEGK; encoded by the coding sequence ATGAGCAATAATGATATCATGAAAAAGCTACGTGTAGCGATGAAATTTACCGATGATGATATTGTAAAAGTTTTGGAACTGGTTAACTTCCGCATCACCAAAACGGAACTGGGTGCCATTTTCCGTGCCGACGATCACCCCAATTTTAAGCCTTGCGGCGACCAGATCCTGCGCAATTTTCTGAATGGCCTCATCATTCATCAACGCGGCCCTATGCCTGATAAAAGGGCACCTAAGGTGGAAGGGAAATAG
- a CDS encoding DEAD/DEAH box helicase: protein MIKQALLNLKINALNPMQEAAISAAKKSDVILLSPTGSGKTLGFLLPLLSLLDAQIPTVQALIMVPSRELALQIEQVFKAIGSGFKVNCCYGGHPVKIERNNLSQPPAVLIGTPGRIAHHLRRESFSTDTIHTLILDEFDKALEFGFQEDMAYIIKQMPAIKKRILTSATKMEEIPAFTGIIKPSTLDYLTNAASAPDIKQKAVIVEAADKLDALFALICKIGDNATLVFCNHRDAVERISDLLFDLGLPHDIFHGGMEQEDRERALLKFRNGSHRLLITTDLASRGLDIPEIEHVVHYQLPHNEEAYTHRNGRTARMHAKGTSYLILSPDEKPSYLKEMPEIEELPENPVIPPLSPWATLYIAAGKKDKVNKIDIVGLLLKKGGLDKEDVGLIEVHDYASYAAVKRNRIERAVQAVKGEKIKNKKVKIDISR from the coding sequence ATGATCAAGCAAGCCCTTCTGAATCTTAAGATAAACGCGTTAAACCCTATGCAGGAGGCAGCCATCAGCGCCGCCAAAAAAAGCGATGTGATATTGCTGTCGCCCACAGGCTCGGGTAAAACGCTGGGTTTTTTACTGCCACTATTGAGTTTGCTGGATGCTCAAATACCAACAGTGCAGGCGCTCATCATGGTGCCATCGCGCGAGCTGGCTTTACAGATAGAGCAGGTTTTTAAGGCCATAGGCAGCGGATTTAAAGTGAACTGTTGCTATGGTGGTCATCCCGTAAAAATTGAACGAAACAACCTGTCGCAGCCGCCAGCCGTATTGATTGGTACGCCTGGCCGCATAGCGCATCACCTGCGCCGCGAAAGCTTTAGTACCGATACCATCCATACCCTGATACTCGACGAATTTGACAAAGCCCTGGAATTTGGTTTTCAGGAGGATATGGCTTATATCATTAAACAGATGCCCGCCATTAAAAAACGCATCCTGACGTCTGCTACCAAAATGGAGGAGATTCCGGCTTTTACTGGAATAATAAAGCCCAGCACACTGGATTATCTAACCAATGCCGCTTCAGCCCCTGATATCAAACAAAAAGCCGTTATAGTCGAAGCTGCCGATAAACTGGATGCGCTGTTTGCCCTCATTTGTAAAATAGGCGATAACGCCACGTTGGTTTTTTGTAATCATCGTGATGCAGTTGAACGCATCAGCGATCTGTTGTTTGACCTTGGTTTGCCGCATGATATATTTCACGGCGGAATGGAACAGGAGGACCGTGAGCGGGCTTTGTTAAAATTCCGGAATGGCAGCCATCGTTTACTCATCACCACTGACCTTGCATCCCGTGGACTGGATATACCCGAGATTGAGCATGTGGTACATTATCAACTGCCGCATAACGAGGAGGCTTACACTCATCGGAACGGCCGTACGGCTCGTATGCATGCGAAGGGTACATCATACCTGATCCTGTCGCCCGATGAAAAGCCATCTTATCTAAAAGAAATGCCCGAGATAGAGGAATTGCCCGAGAATCCGGTGATACCACCGTTATCGCCATGGGCTACATTGTACATTGCCGCGGGTAAAAAAGATAAGGTAAATAAGATCGACATCGTGGGTCTACTACTTAAAAAAGGCGGATTGGATAAGGAAGATGTAGGGCTAATAGAAGTACACGATTACGCTTCATACGCGGCGGTAAAACGTAACCGTATTGAGCGGGCAGTACAAGCGGTGAAAGGCGAGAAGATCAAAAACAAAAAAGTTAAAATAGATATTTCAAGATAA